GTGCCGCCCCAGATAAATCCGGCGACATTCTCAATCAGCGTGACAAGCGATTCCATAAGCCCCTCCGGCTCCCTCTCAGCTCAGGCGGCGACACTAGACGTGTTTTCATCCGTGTGAAGCGCAAACGGGGCAGATTTTTCACCTGCCCCGCTCAACCTGCATGAATTTTGTCGCTTGAGATGCCGATCAGGCAAAGCCTTCGCCAACGCCGAAGTCGCGGCGCGCTGAAACGATGGTCACGATCACGCCGGCCAGAACATCGAGCAGTGTCATGCTCATGATGATGAAAAAGGTCGAGGTCGCAAAGTTCGGCATGATCAGGAATTCGATCAGGCAGACGACGAAAAGGCTCAGCGAGATTGCATGATTGAAAATAGACGACGTGCCCGTACTGGTCGATTTCAAAATCTCGATGAATAGCAATGCGATAGCAACAATCACCAGCATCTCACCATTGGTGATCGACCAGGTGACGCCCGAAATCATCGGAAAGGTAAGGAGCGAGCCGGACAGAAGCTCAAGCAGCGGCGCGGCATTGTTCACCGCATCATAGTTCACCGTCGTGCCGGAATAGGTCACCGCGATAATGTTATAGATCGCGACCGGGATCACCAGGAGAGGAAAGAAACTGAACACTGCGCGCATGGAAGACACCCCCTTTTTCAGGCTGCGCAACCAGTTACCACGCGGCCCATTAACCGTGCCTGACTAACCCGGCAGGTGCGGGCTGTTAAGCGGAATCTCGGATCAGGCGAACAGGCGGCAGCCCTCTCGCTGGGGATTGAGCGCCTAAAGCTCGTCCGCGCCGCCCGGGTTGCGGCGACGGCGGATCAGCCAGGTCACGCCTCTAAGGTCAGACAGCGCGGCCCATAGACGTCCGAAATTGGTATAGTTCGACTTACCAGCGCCGCGCGGCCTGTGGTTCACATCCATGAATTCGGCCGCATAGCCTTCTGCCTTTACCAGTGCAGGCATGTAGCGGTGCATATGGTCGAAATAGGGAAGCGAGAGGTACGCATCGCGCTTGATGACCTTGATGCCGCAACCGCTATCGTCGCAGTCATCACGCAGCATACGCCGGCGGATTGCATTGGCGAATTTCGACCCGAAGCGCTTCCAGGCGGTATCCTTTCGGCTGGCGCGGCGGCCCATCACCATGACGAGGTCGGCTGGCGCATCAGCGCGGGTGAGCGACCGGTAGAGGTCCGGCAGGTCAGCCGGGTCGTTCTGGCCGTCGCCGTCGAGCGTGCCGATCACCCGGCCACGCGCCGCGCGAACACCTGTGCGGATCGCCCGGCTCTGGCCGGAATTGGCGCGGTGGCTGAGCACGCGCAGCGTTGGGTATTGCGACTTCAGACCGGCCAGCACAGCGCGCGTATCGTCGCTGGAGGCATCGTCCACCATGATCATCTCATAGGCGCGGCCATCGAGCGCGGCAGCAATCTCTTCGATGAGACCGGCGGCATTGCCAGCCTCATTATGCATCGGGACGACGACTGAAAATTCGAGCGTTTCGGCCATGGCCTCTCGCCTTTTGCTGAAAACTTTAGCGCAGTTCCTTACGCGGTTCGGCCAGAATGCGAAACCATGGATGCGGGAAGGCACTGCGAGAAGCCGTGCCAAGGCTGACAGATTGCGATACGACGCCCGCGATGAGTGACGCAGCCACCCTTCCGATTGAGAGCCTGCTTGGCGAGATATGTTCGGTCATCCGGGACCGGAAGCGGCTGGTTCTGGCG
This genomic interval from Thalassovita mediterranea contains the following:
- a CDS encoding glycosyltransferase family 2 protein, whose translation is MAETLEFSVVVPMHNEAGNAAGLIEEIAAALDGRAYEMIMVDDASSDDTRAVLAGLKSQYPTLRVLSHRANSGQSRAIRTGVRAARGRVIGTLDGDGQNDPADLPDLYRSLTRADAPADLVMVMGRRASRKDTAWKRFGSKFANAIRRRMLRDDCDDSGCGIKVIKRDAYLSLPYFDHMHRYMPALVKAEGYAAEFMDVNHRPRGAGKSNYTNFGRLWAALSDLRGVTWLIRRRRNPGGADEL